In the genome of Gloeotrichia echinulata CP02, one region contains:
- a CDS encoding DUF2442 domain-containing protein gives MDKQCSVSNIDFNGDLMILSVDGKTYQIPILQASKRLTQATDIERKMYRISPSGYGIHWYAIDEDLTTKGLIKLAEIAKTA, from the coding sequence ATGGATAAGCAATGCAGTGTATCAAACATTGACTTTAATGGAGATTTGATGATTCTATCTGTAGATGGTAAAACTTATCAAATCCCGATTTTACAAGCATCTAAGCGACTTACTCAAGCAACAGATATCGAGCGGAAAATGTATCGGATTTCTCCATCTGGTTATGGTATTCATTGGTACGCCATTGATGAAGATTTGACAACTAAAGGATTAATCAAACTAGCAGAGATCGCCAAGACAGCCTAA
- a CDS encoding GTPase family protein translates to MVRLKLWQWVILATPIAFTIAFLLISAGLQIQAWRISWIWGVLTLLLVGWRWLLVKWTRPAVQQLEAVLAEVSEELKSTTTDSVGQAGNDVTNQAQAALQDILKAAQSDRPIWEDWQTFWTRCQNLVEAIAHIYHPEVKYPLLNIYITQAYGLIRGTMDDLDGWMQKLSPALNQVTVGQGYEAYEIYRKLEPSARKLWQVWNWAQWMLNPVAAVAKQASKRYNDQANQQLLVNLSQMLREAALRNLCRQAIALYGGNTLPASKFPTSTPTLPKAKTQTLRDILAQAEPAEAVAQKPVNILLVGRTGAGKSSLINTLFQADLAEVDVLPSTDKIQNYYWQTGNTESLTLWDTPGYEQINRGNLREQVLDYASNADLLLLVTPALDPALQMDVDFLQDMKAEVSDLPAITIVTQVDRLRPIREWVPPYDWEWGDLPKEIAIREATEYRAQLLADFSNLVLPVVTSDSKIGRVAWGVEALSLGVIEAIAPAKQLRLARFLRNLEARTVAAAKIIDHYTFQMATTQGLTALVKSPVLQFISTLSTGSPTLAYLLAEQIPVEQLPIVIGKLQMAYDLFSLLRNGENHSRNFDLLSLWSLLLENPATPDRNAWAFGHALVEYWSQNLTIEQLQERFNYYLNV, encoded by the coding sequence ATGGTGCGCTTAAAACTGTGGCAGTGGGTAATATTAGCTACCCCAATCGCCTTCACGATCGCTTTTTTACTAATCTCTGCAGGATTGCAAATTCAAGCATGGCGCATTAGCTGGATTTGGGGCGTGTTAACTCTGTTACTCGTGGGCTGGCGTTGGCTACTGGTGAAATGGACTCGTCCTGCGGTCCAGCAGTTAGAAGCTGTATTGGCGGAAGTTAGTGAAGAACTGAAATCTACTACTACAGATAGTGTCGGTCAGGCGGGAAATGATGTTACGAATCAAGCACAAGCAGCATTACAGGATATTCTCAAAGCTGCACAGAGCGATCGCCCAATTTGGGAAGACTGGCAAACCTTTTGGACAAGATGCCAAAATCTGGTGGAGGCTATTGCCCATATTTACCATCCTGAAGTTAAATATCCCCTATTGAATATTTACATTACTCAGGCTTACGGGTTAATTCGGGGGACAATGGATGATTTGGATGGGTGGATGCAAAAGTTATCACCAGCCCTCAATCAAGTTACCGTAGGTCAAGGATACGAAGCTTACGAAATCTACCGCAAGTTGGAGCCATCCGCCCGGAAACTGTGGCAAGTTTGGAATTGGGCACAATGGATGTTAAATCCAGTCGCTGCCGTCGCCAAACAAGCCAGTAAGCGTTATAATGACCAAGCCAATCAGCAACTGTTGGTAAATTTGAGTCAGATGTTGCGCGAAGCTGCGCTGAGGAATTTATGTCGTCAGGCGATCGCACTTTATGGCGGTAACACCTTACCAGCTTCCAAGTTTCCCACCTCCACACCTACCTTACCCAAAGCCAAAACCCAAACTTTGCGAGACATTCTGGCGCAAGCAGAACCGGCTGAGGCGGTGGCACAGAAACCTGTCAATATTCTCCTAGTGGGGCGGACTGGTGCGGGGAAGAGTAGCTTAATTAACACGTTGTTTCAAGCTGATTTAGCGGAGGTAGATGTATTACCTAGTACAGATAAGATTCAGAATTATTACTGGCAAACTGGCAATACAGAAAGCCTAACACTTTGGGATACACCAGGGTATGAACAAATTAACCGGGGAAATCTGCGTGAGCAAGTCCTGGATTATGCTAGCAACGCAGACTTATTATTGTTAGTTACCCCAGCCCTCGATCCAGCCCTACAAATGGATGTGGACTTTTTGCAAGACATGAAAGCTGAAGTCAGCGATTTACCTGCAATTACAATTGTTACCCAAGTAGATCGTTTGCGTCCGATTCGCGAATGGGTGCCACCTTATGATTGGGAATGGGGCGATCTTCCAAAAGAAATTGCAATTCGCGAAGCTACGGAATATCGCGCCCAATTGCTAGCTGATTTCAGTAATTTAGTTTTGCCGGTTGTCACGAGTGATAGCAAAATCGGTCGAGTCGCTTGGGGTGTAGAAGCGCTATCTTTGGGAGTAATAGAGGCGATCGCACCAGCCAAACAACTGCGTCTAGCCCGATTTTTGCGTAATCTCGAAGCCCGCACTGTCGCAGCTGCGAAAATCATCGACCATTACACCTTCCAGATGGCGACAACCCAGGGACTTACAGCACTGGTTAAAAGTCCCGTTTTGCAATTTATCTCTACATTATCAACGGGTTCGCCTACCTTAGCTTATCTCCTCGCCGAGCAAATTCCTGTGGAACAATTGCCTATTGTAATTGGTAAACTGCAGATGGCTTATGACTTGTTTTCGCTGTTAAGAAATGGTGAAAACCATAGCCGCAATTTTGACCTGTTATCATTGTGGTCTTTGCTGTTAGAAAACCCCGCCACACCAGACCGAAATGCCTGGGCATTTGGTCACGCTTTGGTAGAATATTGGAGTCAGAATTTGACAATTGAACAACTACAAGAGCGGTTTAATTATTATTTGAATGTTTGA
- a CDS encoding PAS domain S-box protein, with amino-acid sequence MDLLDQLGVQIAIAIQQATAYQQLQVELAQRKQAEKSLRESEERFRCTFEQAAVGIGHVSLTGQFIRLNQRFCEIVGYSHAELQTLTFQQITYPDDLATDLEQVEKLRLLRT; translated from the coding sequence TTGGATTTATTGGATCAACTGGGGGTGCAAATTGCGATCGCCATTCAACAAGCTACCGCCTACCAACAGTTACAGGTAGAATTAGCACAACGCAAACAGGCAGAAAAAAGCCTACGGGAAAGCGAAGAACGGTTCCGCTGTACTTTTGAACAAGCAGCGGTAGGTATCGGACATGTGTCACTGACTGGACAATTTATTCGCCTGAACCAGCGGTTTTGTGAAATTGTCGGTTATTCTCACGCTGAACTCCAAACCCTAACTTTTCAGCAAATCACCTACCCTGATGATTTAGCAACCGACTTGGAGCAGGTCGAAAAACTACGGCTATTGCGTACTTAG
- a CDS encoding C1 family peptidase, whose amino-acid sequence MVTQNSNNRIGGYHPGQKAEDAKLHEASRFSSEELPPKVDLRQSMTAVEEQVGNSCVANAFVGAYEYLAKRVLGESADVSRLFVYYNARSLNGKENEDGGTQMQLAIQALTEYGACSEEIWPNDKELIFQEPEESAYEHAANFKIEEAEFIETNLDLWRHTLAEGYPIAFALNTFESFDEATKNRGRVPMPKQSDNVRATHGWHAMLCVGYSNKDKMFIVRNSWGSKWGDQGYCYIPYDYIIHSEYNGHDSWIIKSVSDLDFSAEVWQESESFFADEGSLLLFNFYIRTSDPEGFADALDALCNKYVESEEDYYFDYEYEEQEQAEEYILNILNFDLTIDDSSEFEEELNTLCLEYAVDEDYDYGGDNDESEEDEDSEYTADDDDSEQDEDSEYNADDDESEEDEDSEYNIDDDESEEDEDSEYNIDDDDSEEDEYSEYTADDDDSEGDE is encoded by the coding sequence ATGGTTACACAAAACTCAAATAATCGGATTGGTGGTTATCACCCAGGGCAGAAAGCCGAAGACGCCAAACTCCATGAAGCATCACGTTTTAGTAGTGAAGAATTACCACCCAAGGTAGACCTCCGGCAAAGCATGACCGCTGTAGAAGAACAGGTAGGTAATAGTTGCGTAGCCAATGCATTTGTGGGTGCGTATGAATACTTGGCTAAACGTGTTTTAGGCGAGTCTGCTGATGTCAGTCGTTTGTTTGTTTACTATAACGCCCGCTCTCTTAATGGCAAAGAAAACGAAGATGGCGGAACACAAATGCAACTGGCTATTCAGGCTCTAACTGAATATGGCGCCTGCTCTGAGGAAATTTGGCCTAATGATAAGGAACTAATTTTCCAGGAACCCGAGGAATCAGCCTACGAACACGCAGCAAATTTTAAGATTGAAGAAGCCGAATTTATTGAAACTAACCTTGATCTGTGGCGACATACTCTAGCAGAAGGTTATCCCATTGCTTTTGCCCTCAACACCTTTGAATCTTTTGATGAAGCCACAAAAAATCGGGGGCGTGTACCCATGCCCAAGCAATCAGATAATGTCCGCGCTACCCACGGGTGGCACGCCATGCTTTGTGTGGGCTACTCCAACAAAGATAAAATGTTTATCGTCCGCAATTCATGGGGTTCAAAGTGGGGAGACCAGGGTTATTGTTATATTCCCTACGATTACATAATACATTCAGAGTACAATGGGCACGACTCATGGATTATTAAATCTGTTAGCGACCTTGATTTTAGTGCCGAAGTCTGGCAAGAAAGCGAATCATTTTTTGCTGATGAAGGTTCTTTATTGCTTTTCAACTTTTATATTAGAACCAGCGACCCAGAGGGTTTTGCTGACGCCCTTGATGCCCTCTGTAATAAATATGTCGAAAGCGAAGAAGACTATTACTTTGATTATGAATACGAAGAACAAGAACAAGCAGAAGAATATATTCTGAATATTCTCAACTTTGACCTAACTATTGATGATAGTAGCGAATTTGAAGAAGAGTTAAATACACTCTGCTTAGAATATGCAGTTGATGAAGATTATGACTACGGCGGTGATAACGATGAAAGCGAAGAGGATGAAGATTCTGAATACACCGCTGATGATGATGACAGCGAACAGGATGAAGATTCTGAATACAACGCTGATGACGATGAAAGCGAAGAGGATGAAGATTCTGAATACAACATTGATGACGATGAAAGCGAAGAAGATGAAGATTCTGAATACAACATTGATGATGATGACAGCGAAGAGGATGAATATTCTGAATACACCGCTGATGATGATGACAGCGAAGGGGATGAATAG
- a CDS encoding aldo/keto reductase, translating into MQTSKKLSLPNMGCGTWAWGNQLLWGYNESMDDQLQAVFNLCVSNGVTLFDTGDSYGTGRLNGRSELLLGRFAKEYQGINQDNICIATKLAAYPWRWTRQSMVSACKSSAQRLGRNVDVVQMHWSTANYAPWQEKGLLAGLADLYEQGLVKGVGLSNYGPKRLKLVHKKFAERGVPITSLQVQYSLLSTYPVTELGLKDVCDELGIQMIAYSPLALGLLTGKYSEKGPFPKGVRGLLFRQLLPGLRLLLACLREIAQSRNKTVSQVAINWCICKGTIPIPGAKSVEQARENIGALGWLLTASEVAQLDQAAASVDKKMVQNIFQTR; encoded by the coding sequence ATGCAGACTAGCAAAAAACTCTCCCTGCCAAATATGGGCTGTGGGACTTGGGCATGGGGGAACCAATTGCTTTGGGGATACAATGAAAGCATGGATGACCAGTTGCAAGCAGTGTTTAACCTCTGCGTCAGCAACGGCGTTACATTATTTGATACAGGTGATTCTTACGGGACTGGCAGATTAAACGGGCGCAGTGAGCTACTTCTGGGACGTTTTGCGAAAGAATATCAGGGTATAAACCAAGACAATATTTGCATTGCCACCAAACTTGCAGCTTACCCTTGGAGATGGACACGTCAGTCAATGGTTTCGGCTTGTAAGTCCTCAGCCCAACGCCTGGGAAGAAATGTCGATGTGGTGCAGATGCATTGGTCTACCGCTAACTATGCACCTTGGCAAGAGAAGGGGCTATTGGCTGGTTTAGCTGATTTGTATGAGCAAGGTTTAGTCAAGGGCGTCGGACTATCTAATTATGGACCCAAACGGCTGAAATTGGTGCATAAAAAGTTTGCCGAGCGAGGAGTACCAATTACTAGTTTGCAAGTTCAATATTCTTTGTTATCCACCTATCCTGTGACTGAATTAGGGCTGAAAGATGTTTGCGATGAATTGGGAATACAAATGATTGCTTACAGTCCTTTAGCCTTGGGACTGTTGACAGGAAAATACTCCGAGAAAGGCCCTTTTCCTAAAGGTGTGCGAGGATTGCTGTTTAGACAATTATTGCCAGGACTGCGATTGCTTTTAGCCTGTTTACGAGAAATTGCCCAATCAAGAAACAAAACGGTATCACAGGTAGCAATAAACTGGTGCATTTGTAAAGGTACAATTCCCATCCCTGGAGCGAAATCTGTGGAACAGGCGAGGGAGAATATTGGTGCATTGGGTTGGCTATTGACTGCTAGCGAAGTTGCACAGTTGGATCAAGCAGCGGCGAGTGTAGACAAGAAAATGGTGCAAAATATATTTCAGACTAGGTAG
- a CDS encoding type II toxin-antitoxin system HicB family antitoxin → MTLSNYDFNGFTINLYVDEQGDWLAHFQEMPNISAFGDTPQQALEELKLAWELVKEDYQEKGKDIPVAPVRQKFSSLL, encoded by the coding sequence ATGACTTTAAGCAACTATGATTTTAATGGTTTTACGATTAATTTATATGTTGATGAACAAGGAGATTGGCTGGCACATTTTCAAGAAATGCCTAATATTTCAGCCTTTGGTGATACTCCGCAACAAGCTTTAGAGGAATTAAAATTAGCTTGGGAATTGGTAAAAGAAGATTATCAAGAAAAGGGTAAAGATATTCCTGTAGCACCAGTGCGTCAAAAATTTTCTTCTTTATTGTAA
- the mnmA gene encoding tRNA 2-thiouridine(34) synthase MnmA, translating into MKKVVVGLSGGVDSSTAAAILHNQGYEVIGLTLWLMKGKGQCCSEGMIDAANICEQLGIPHQVVDIRDVFQTNIVDYLVNGYSAGITPLPCSQCNKTVKFGPMVQYAREQWGCDRIATGHYANINYDETTGRYQLLRAVDRNKDQSYFLYDLSQDLLAATIFPLGDLQKSDTRRLAAEYSLSTADKPESQDLCLVESNGSMRAFLDKYLAPKPGDIVDTSGKVLGQHDGVHHYTIGQRKGLGIAAPEPLYVIELDAANNKVIVGDRTKATLGECTVNRVNWVSIAQPASPIHAEVQIRYRSHPTPVTVIPLENSRVRLVFDEPQFSITPGQAAVWYDGDKVLGGGIIEQFN; encoded by the coding sequence ATGAAAAAAGTCGTCGTTGGTCTTTCTGGTGGCGTTGACAGTTCCACCGCTGCAGCAATACTGCACAATCAGGGCTATGAAGTTATCGGTTTAACCCTTTGGCTAATGAAAGGCAAAGGACAGTGTTGCTCTGAAGGTATGATCGACGCGGCTAATATCTGTGAACAATTGGGAATTCCCCATCAAGTTGTTGATATTCGGGATGTCTTTCAAACCAATATTGTTGATTATTTAGTCAACGGTTACAGTGCGGGAATCACTCCTTTGCCTTGTTCGCAGTGCAATAAAACTGTGAAATTTGGCCCAATGGTACAATATGCCCGTGAGCAATGGGGATGCGATCGCATCGCTACTGGTCATTATGCCAATATTAACTATGACGAAACTACTGGGCGTTACCAGTTATTAAGGGCTGTTGACCGCAATAAAGACCAATCCTATTTCCTTTATGATTTGTCTCAAGATTTACTAGCCGCTACGATATTTCCCCTAGGTGATTTACAAAAAAGTGATACCCGTCGCCTCGCGGCTGAATACAGTCTGTCAACCGCTGATAAGCCAGAAAGTCAAGACTTATGTTTGGTGGAAAGCAACGGTTCCATGCGGGCATTTTTAGATAAATACTTAGCGCCGAAGCCAGGTGATATTGTTGACACAAGCGGTAAAGTTTTGGGGCAACATGATGGTGTCCATCATTACACAATTGGACAGCGCAAAGGGTTGGGGATTGCTGCACCGGAGCCGCTGTATGTGATTGAATTAGATGCAGCAAATAATAAGGTGATAGTCGGCGATCGCACTAAAGCAACTCTTGGTGAATGTACTGTAAATCGGGTAAATTGGGTTTCCATTGCACAACCAGCTAGCCCCATTCACGCCGAAGTCCAAATTCGTTATCGTTCTCATCCGACACCAGTCACGGTAATTCCTTTGGAAAACTCCCGTGTCCGCTTGGTGTTTGACGAACCCCAGTTTAGTATCACCCCTGGACAAGCTGCTGTGTGGTACGACGGCGATAAAGTTTTAGGTGGCGGAATTATTGAACAGTTTAATTGA
- a CDS encoding Rpn family recombination-promoting nuclease/putative transposase, whose product MKRDSIYYQIFKRFPALIFELVDNRPEQAQNYRFESVEVKETAFRIDGVFLPPEGATPRVIFFAEVQFQKDETLYHRFFTESLTYLYWNQSQYDDWYCVIIFPSRSLSPSDTRTHRMFFNSDQVQCIYLDELGTFNTLPIGINLMQLTIASEKVMAEQARQLIQRVQLESTDTLPKNEIIDIITTIAVYKFSSLSREEVEAMLGLTLEETRIYQEAKAEGREEGREEGREQGREQGREEREAEMLKVTVPLLLKTGMTVEQIAQKLNVDVESVRLSAQEKTDNL is encoded by the coding sequence GTGAAACGTGACTCCATTTATTACCAAATTTTCAAGCGATTTCCGGCGTTAATATTTGAACTGGTTGATAATCGCCCTGAACAGGCGCAAAACTATCGATTTGAGTCAGTTGAGGTAAAAGAAACCGCTTTTCGTATTGATGGGGTCTTTTTACCACCAGAAGGCGCAACACCCAGAGTTATCTTTTTTGCTGAGGTTCAATTCCAGAAAGACGAAACTCTTTATCATCGCTTTTTTACTGAGTCGCTTACGTATTTGTACTGGAATCAGTCTCAATACGATGACTGGTACTGTGTGATAATTTTTCCATCACGCAGCTTATCACCAAGCGACACAAGAACTCATCGAATGTTTTTCAACAGCGACCAAGTGCAGTGTATTTATCTGGATGAGTTAGGAACTTTCAATACTCTACCAATAGGTATTAATTTAATGCAGTTGACGATCGCCTCAGAAAAAGTGATGGCAGAGCAAGCGCGTCAATTAATTCAAAGGGTACAATTAGAGTCAACTGACACACTGCCGAAAAACGAAATAATAGATATTATCACCACGATTGCTGTTTACAAGTTTTCATCTTTGAGTAGAGAGGAAGTGGAAGCTATGCTGGGACTGACTTTAGAGGAAACAAGGATTTATCAGGAAGCGAAAGCTGAGGGTCGAGAAGAAGGACGAGAAGAAGGTCGAGAACAAGGTCGAGAACAAGGACGAGAAGAACGGGAAGCTGAAATGTTGAAAGTTACAGTCCCCTTGTTACTAAAAACAGGAATGACTGTAGAACAGATTGCTCAAAAACTCAATGTTGACGTAGAATCGGTCAGGCTGTCCGCACAGGAGAAGACGGACAATTTGTAG
- a CDS encoding PEP-CTERM sorting domain-containing protein, translated as MLVSTEVIDGLGRRPGQYVKYGYTFTGDGSSTKLSFQDISIGTTSFDAVLDDVSVIQTSVTPAVPEPTNILGLGVAIIGGGMLKRKFGNKAKATA; from the coding sequence TTGTTAGTTTCAACAGAAGTTATAGATGGGCTTGGACGTCGCCCAGGCCAATATGTAAAATACGGATATACTTTCACAGGCGATGGCTCTAGTACAAAATTATCTTTTCAAGATATTTCCATCGGAACAACAAGTTTTGATGCTGTCTTAGATGATGTTTCTGTCATTCAGACATCAGTTACCCCAGCCGTTCCCGAACCCACAAACATCCTCGGTCTTGGTGTCGCTATTATTGGTGGCGGTATGTTGAAGCGGAAGTTTGGAAACAAGGCTAAAGCTACAGCTTAA
- a CDS encoding NAD(P)H-hydrate dehydratase: MGVRLEQISQVVVTAAQMRDIEARIFAAGIPVAALMEKVAGLITRRIQEIYPNSVSGEVTQISPPIGDRVGILVGPGHNGGDALVVARELHFRAYAVWIYHPFSQVKELTSQHLQYARSLGIPFYQTIEELPDCDILIDGLFGFGLERNLTDAIASAINQLNQWHKPMISIDLPSGLHTDTGAVLGTAIHATHTLCLGLWKLGLLQDQALDYLGKAELIDFDIPLADVQAVLGNAPKIKRITTKTAVSTLPLPRPLVTHKYKEGHLLLICGSRRYAGGAILTALGARASGVGMLSIAVPESLKSILVSHLPEALIIGCPETETGAIAQLQLPENTDLSSFAAIACGPGLTTDSHPIVQQVIESDRLLVLDADALNILAQLGTIPTLQKRQAPTVLTPHTGEFKRLFPDLPDANQDRVKAVQAAATQSGAIVLLKGARTAISNPEGRVWINPESTPALARGGSGDVLTGLLGGLLAQTANREVPVSDIVATAAWWHSQAGILAASERTELGVDAFTLTQYLWKFISIF, from the coding sequence TTGGGAGTGAGGCTAGAACAAATTTCCCAAGTAGTAGTTACGGCCGCACAGATGCGAGATATTGAAGCGCGGATCTTTGCCGCGGGAATACCTGTAGCTGCTTTAATGGAAAAGGTAGCGGGATTAATTACCCGTCGCATTCAAGAAATTTACCCGAACTCTGTATCTGGGGAGGTGACGCAAATCTCTCCCCCCATCGGAGACCGTGTGGGTATTCTGGTCGGTCCGGGTCATAATGGGGGTGATGCTTTGGTAGTCGCCCGTGAGTTGCACTTCCGCGCTTATGCGGTTTGGATTTATCATCCTTTTTCTCAGGTAAAGGAATTAACTTCGCAGCATTTACAGTATGCTCGGAGTTTGGGTATTCCTTTTTATCAAACAATTGAAGAGTTGCCTGATTGTGATATACTAATTGATGGATTGTTTGGTTTTGGCTTAGAAAGAAACCTGACTGATGCGATCGCCTCGGCAATTAATCAATTAAATCAATGGCACAAGCCGATGATTAGTATTGATTTACCTTCAGGTTTGCATACCGATACAGGCGCAGTTTTGGGAACTGCAATTCACGCTACCCATACGTTGTGTCTGGGTCTATGGAAGCTGGGTTTATTACAAGATCAGGCGTTAGACTATCTGGGAAAAGCTGAGTTAATTGATTTTGATATTCCCTTGGCTGATGTGCAAGCTGTGTTGGGAAATGCACCGAAGATTAAACGGATCACTACAAAAACAGCAGTTTCTACTTTACCTTTACCTCGTCCACTAGTCACCCACAAATACAAAGAAGGACATTTACTGTTAATTTGTGGTTCGCGTCGCTATGCTGGGGGGGCGATTTTAACTGCTTTGGGCGCCCGCGCTAGTGGTGTGGGAATGCTGTCAATTGCTGTACCAGAGTCGTTGAAATCGATTTTGGTGTCACATTTACCAGAGGCGCTGATTATTGGTTGTCCAGAAACGGAAACTGGAGCGATCGCCCAATTACAATTACCAGAGAACACAGATTTAAGTTCCTTTGCGGCGATCGCCTGTGGTCCTGGTTTAACTACAGATAGTCATCCTATTGTACAACAGGTGATTGAGAGCGATCGCCTTTTGGTTCTCGATGCTGATGCTTTGAATATTCTAGCACAATTAGGAACAATCCCCACCTTACAAAAACGTCAGGCGCCAACAGTACTCACCCCCCACACTGGTGAATTTAAGCGGTTATTTCCCGATCTTCCCGATGCTAACCAAGACAGAGTTAAGGCGGTGCAGGCTGCGGCAACGCAAAGCGGGGCAATAGTATTATTAAAAGGGGCACGAACTGCCATATCAAACCCCGAAGGTAGGGTTTGGATAAATCCTGAAAGTACCCCAGCTTTAGCCCGTGGTGGAAGTGGCGATGTGTTAACTGGGCTACTTGGTGGGTTATTGGCGCAAACAGCAAATCGGGAGGTTCCGGTGTCAGATATCGTTGCAACTGCTGCTTGGTGGCATTCTCAAGCTGGTATTTTAGCAGCCTCTGAGCGCACTGAGTTAGGTGTTGATGCCTTTACATTGACACAATATTTGTGGAAATTTATCAGTATTTTTTAG